The following DNA comes from Microbacterium wangchenii.
GGCAACCGTGCAACCGCGCACCGGTAATCGCTCCACGAACAACGCGCCCCGCAACACCTACCGCACGGCCGACGGCTCCTGGGTCGCCGTCTCCACCAGCGCGCAGTCGATCGCCGAGCGCGTGATGGCGCTCGTGGGCCGCCCCGACCTCGCCGCGGAGCCATGGTTCGCGAGCGGATCCAGCCGCGCCGAGCACGCCGACGAGCTCGACGACGCGGTCGGCGGCTGGATCGCGCAGCACACGCGCGAGGAGGTCGTGGCCGCGTTCGAGCAGGCGCAGGCCGCCGTCGCGCCGGTGTACGACCCGTCCGACATCGTTGCGGATCCGCAGTTCCAGGCGCTCGGCACGATCCACCGCATCCACGACCCCGAACTCGGCGACATGGCCATGCAGGGGCCGCTGTTCCGCCTGTCCCGCGACGAGGCGACCATCGCGTTCTCCGGGCGCGCGCACGCCGCCGACACCGACGAGGTGCTGGAGTCGCTCGGCTACGCCGCGGAGGACATCGCGCGCCTGCGTGCGGAAGGATCGATCGCATGACCGGCCGCACTCTCGTCGCCCTGTATGCGCCCGCTGACCGTCCGGAGCGCTTCGGGAAGGCGCTGGATGCGGGGGCGGATGCGGTCATCGTCGACCTCGAGGACGCGGTGACGCTCTCGCGGAAGGCGCAGGCGCGGGAGTCGCTCGCCGACTTCGCAGCCGCGTGGACCGAACGCGGGGACCGCGCCCCCGCCGTGCAGGTGCGGATCAATGCGCGCGGCGCCGCCGCCCACGACGAGGACCTCGCCGCCCTCGCCGGCCTGCCCGCATCCTTCGGCGTCCGGCTCCCGAAGACCGAGTCGGCTGAGGATGTCGCCGCGATCCGATCCGCGCTGCCCGGCCGCGAGGTGCACGCGCTGCTGGAGTCCGCCCTGTCGATCGAGCGGGCGTTCGAGATCGCGACGGCCGGGGTGTCGTCGATCGCGGCGGGGGAGGCCGACCTCCGCGCCGAACTCGGTGTTCCCGCCGGGCCGGCGGGGGAGCCGGGGCTGGCGTGGTCGCGGGCACGCATCGTCAACGCCGCCGCGGCGGCCGGACTGCCGCTGCCGCTCATGGCCGTGTGGGCCGACGTGGCCGACCTCGACGGGCTGGAGCTGAGCTGCCGGGCCGGACGCGCGCTCGGGTACGCGGGACGCACCGCCGTGCACCCGCGTCAGATCGGGGTGATCCGCCGGGTGTTCACCCCGGGTGCCGACGAGGTCGCCCGCGCGCAGCGCATCGTCGACCGGGTGCGAGCCGCCGCCGCCGACGGCACCGGTGCGTTCGTGCTCGAGGACGGCACGTTCATCGACGTCGCGATGGTGAAAGCCGCGGAACGCGTGCTCGCCGCATCCGATCTCCCCGCCGACTGACCCCGATCGCACGATCGCAGAGCCGCGCCGGGTGCGGCATGCTCGTAGCCATGGCAGGTCTCCCCAGCGGCTTCGAGTTCGTGCAGCGTGGGGATCGCGTGGAGATCCGCCACCACGGGCGCCTCGCCGCGACGCTCCGTGCCGCGGCGGCGGCGAAGTTCCTCGACGACATCGAGCGCGGCGACCCGCAGCAGGTCATGGCGCGCGTCACCGGCAACTACAAGCGCGGCACTGAGCGCTCCACGTCGCACCGGCCCTGAGCTCGCGGTCCCGTGACCCCGGCAGGGGAGTCCCTGTCGAGCGTCCCCCGCGGTCGGCACACTGGGAGCGTGGCCACGACGACGTCGCATGTGATCAAGCCGCTCACCCCCGAGACCTTCCCGGCGTGGCTCGCGCTTGCCGAGAAGCACAACGGCGTGTGGGGCGGGTGCTGGTGCTCGTACTTCCACGGGGACACGGAAGAGACCATCAAGAGCGAGTACGACGGCCCGACGTTCAAGCGGCGACTCGTGGCAGAAGGGATCGCGCACGCCGCGCTCGTGTTCGACGGCGACGCCGCGATCGCGTGGTGCCAGTACGGGAGCCCGGCCGAGCTGCCGGGCATATACCACCGCAAGCAGTACGACGCCGGGGAGACGAACCCCGCGCCGTGGCGCATCACGTGCTTCTTCGTCGACCGCGACCACCGACGCTCGGGAGTGGCCCGCGAGGCGCTGGACGGCGCGCTCGAGTTGATCGCGCAGGCCGGTGGGGGCGAGGTCGTCTCGTTCCCGAACGAGCTGGCTCCGGGGAAGCGGACGTCGTCGTCCTTCCTGCACAACGGCACGAGGGCGATGTTCGAGAAGGCCGGTTTCACTTTCGAGCGTCACATCGGCAAGAGCAAGACCGTGATGCGCAAGACGATCCCGCCGGCCGCCGGCTGACACGCGGCCACGACCGACCGGTTCTGCCCGAGGATTGATTGAGCCGACGCATCGGATATGGCACAGTGTGCGCATCCGAAGTCCACGTGGACGCAGGGAGGGGTGGATGCCCCAAGAAGAAAGTCCGAAGAAGACGCGCCCGGGGTCAGACTGGTCGACTTTCTGGCCCTCGTTCTGGATCACGTTGCTCGGCACAGGGTTGATCGGTGGAGTGGTGGCCGCAGGAGTCGTGTTCCTCTCGGCTCGGATACAACAAGGCATTGCCGAAGAAGCCGCCGCGATCGCCACGTGCGACAACCCTCAGCAACTTCGCCTGGCCGACCGAATCGAGGCGGTCGCTACGAGCGAGCTCCAGTATGAGGACGCAAGCGGCCAATCCCTCAGCTACCCCGCGACACAACTAGTGGATGGAAGCCGCCAGACCGCGTGGATTGCCGGTGAAGCGGGAGGCGGCGTCGGAGCGCAGATCAGCCTCCGGTTGCCGGCGGGCGAAGACGTTCGGGTGATCTGCATCCTCAATGGGTATGCGAAGACGAATGATCTCTATGACGCCAACGGCAGCGTGCGCGTCCTGGAGGTGGCTACGGAGAACGGCGCCCGAGACGCGGCGCTCCCGAGAGTGACTGACGCCAACATCTTCGACTACCAAGCGCTGGTGTTCGCGCCCGGGATGACCCAGGAGATCCTGCTCACGATCCAAGCGTCCGACGTACCGGAGGCTTCCGCTGAGTTCGGCCCGACGTCGGCCGCGATGAGCGAGATCGAGATATGGGTCAAAGAGTGATGCGGCCGCCGGGGTTCCTTGCCGACGACGCACGCTACCAAAGCGACGTTCAGTCACTCTGCGACATCCGGCACCGAGGGGGAGAGTGGACGCGACGGCGGGAGTCGAACCCGCAACGCGATCGGGTATGAGCCGATGACCGGGACCGCCCGGACGCCGCGATGATGCCTCGACGCTATGCGCTGCGGGTGCAGCCGTCGAGGATGTGACGGTCCGTTTCACGAGACGGCGCCGCACGGTCGCCGCCCGTTCACCGCGAGCGCACCCGCGGGCGCTGCGCCGACCGACGCGGACGAGAGTCGCCGCCGCAGCTGGGCGACGAGCTGCGCCAGCCACGTGCTCGTGGGGGCGAGGCCGGGGGAGAGGGCCACGCGGATGTTGCCGGCGGCGAGGCGGCTTCCGCGCCTCCGCGCCTCGCGGAGGCGAGCGCCGGGCACCGGCAGGTAGCGCAGCACCGGCCCGGCGGGTTGCTCCGACCACACCGAGAAGGTCGCGAAGTGGCGGCCATCCCCCGACGTGTCGAGCACGAGAATCTCGTGCGCGGGCATCGTCTGCGCCAGCGCGGCCGACAGTCGCGCGCCGAGGTCACGATCGTCGTCGCCGGCGGGAAGGAGCAGCGAGACGACAGGGGTGCGGCGCGAGTCCGCGTGACGCCAGCGTCCGGTGGCCTCCGCGGAGAGGGCGCAGGCGGACGAGCTCGATTCGGTCATGAGACGACGGTAGGCAAGCCGATGCCGCGGACGGATCCGCCGATCGGCTCGATCCCGTACGACCGCCGTATGACATCCTGCTCGCCCGGAGGCGACGGATCCGTCACCTCGGAGCGACGCGCGCTCACGGCCGGGGCGGTGGCGGGGGAGCGGCGAGGGCCTGCAGCATCCGCGTCAGTGCCTCGCGCATCTCCGCGCGATGCGGCTCGGGGAGGTCGGTCGTGTACGGCACCCCGGCGGGCACCCACGACATGCCGTACATCGTCTCGCGCCAGTCGGATCCGCCGACCGGCCAGCGCGTGCGCTCGTCGTCCTCGGCGGTCGCGCCCTGGCCCCACTGCCCGAAGAGCGCGCGCATGTCCTCGAGGGGAAGCTCCATGACGATGTCGGCCTCGACCGGCTGACGCACCCACGACCGCGCCACGAGGATGAACTCGTCGACCTGCTCCTGGCTGAGCTCGCGCGGGGCGAACAGCACCCTGGTGTGCTCGATCCCCGACAGCCGATCGACGCGGAACGTGCGCCAATCGTCGCGATCCAGGTCCCAGCACAGCAGATACCAGTGCCGGTCGGCGGGGGAGAGGGTGTGCGGCTCGACCCGGCGATGGGTCGACTCACCGGAAGCGGATGTGTACGTGAAGCGCACGCGCTCGGAATCGCGGCAGGCCAGGGCGAGCTCGCCGAGCACCTCGGTGGATGCGGCCTCGCCCCCGCCGACGCCCACCGGCCGCACCGCGTCGGCGAGGGCCGCGACGCGCCGGCGGACGGCGGTGGGCAGCACCTGGTCGAGCTTGGCGAGGGCGGTCAGTGCCGTCTCCGCCCCGCCCACGAGGCGCTGGGATGCGGCGATCCGCAGTCCGATCGCCATCGCCACGGCCTCCTCATCCGTCAACAGCAGCGGCGGCACGGCGCTGCCGGCTTCGAGCCGGTAGCCGCCCGCGGCGCCCGGCGTGGACTCGATGCGGTAGCCCAGCTCCCGCAGGCGGTCGACGTCGCGCCGCACCGTGCGCTCCGTCACGCCGAGGCGCGCGGCCAGCTCGGGGCCCGGCCAGTGCCGGTGCGTCTGGAGGAGGTTGAGCAGCGAGAGTGCGCGACTGGTGGTGTCGGACATGCGCACACTCTGCCATTCATCGCGGACATCATGTGTCCGCATCCGCTCCTACCCTCTCGGCATGGCGAACGAACCCATCCTCGAAGCGCAGGGACTGACCAAGCGCTTCACCGTCAAGAAGAAGACCGTCGAGGCGGTCACCGACCTCACCTTCCAGGTCGCCGCCGGCGAACTGGTCGCCTTCCTCGGGCCCAACGGCGCGGGCAAGTCCACGAGTCTGCGCATGCTCACGACCCTCCTTCCGCCCACCGCCGGTACGGCGCGCGTGGTCGGCCGCGACATCCTGCGCGACCCGGCGGGCGTCCGCGCGCGTATCGGCTACGTCGGCCAGCTCACCAGTGGCAGCTTCTCCCAGCGCGTGCGCGACGAGCTGCTCAGCCAGGGCGCGTTCTACGGCATGTCACGGGCGGCATCGGTGTCGCGGGCGGACGACCTCATCGCCTCGCTGGATCTGACCCCGTTCGCGACGCGCGCGGTGCAGCAGCTGTCCGGCGGGCAGAAGCGGCGCCTCGACATCGCCCTGGGCCTCATGCACGCCCCGCCGCTGCTGTTCCTCGACGAGCCCTCGACCGGCCTGGATCCGCAGAGCCGCGCGAACCTGTGGCAGCACATCCTCGACCTGCGCGTCTCGCACGGCACGACGGTGTTCCTCACGACGCATTACCTCGAAGAGGCCGACCGCTATGCCGAGCGCGTGATGGTGATGGACCGCGGACGCGTCATCGCCGATGACACCGCCGCGCGGCTGAAGGCCGAGCTCGCCGGCGACCTCATGACGCTCGGCTTCGGCTCCGCGGCGGACGCCGACGCCGCGCTCGCCGTCGTGGGACGACTGACCGACCGCGAAGTGCGGCGGGAGGGCGGCGCATCCCTCACCCTCACCGCCCCGGAGGGCGACACGCTGCTGCCGGCGGCCATCCGGGCGCTGGATGCGGCGGGACTCGCGGTCACGCGGGCCACGGGCGTCCCGCCCACCCTCGACGACGTCTTCCTCGCCCTCACCGGGCGCACCCTGCGCGAAGCCGGCGAGGGCGAGCACGCCGAGGAGACCGAATCCGCGGATGCGCCGGCCGCACCCGCCCAGCCGACAGGAGCATCCCGATGACCGCATCCGCCTCGCAGACCGCCGTGCGCGGCAACGCCGCACGCGACACGTGGCACGTGCTCACGCGCGAGCTCAAACCCGTCGTGCGCGATCCGTTCACCCTCATCTTCAGCCTCGTGCAGCCGCTGGTGTTTCTGGGGCTCTTCGCCCCGCTGCTGATCGGCAGCTCCGGGGCTCCCGCGTCGGAGACCCTGCAGTGGTTCGTGCCCGGCGTGCTCGTCATGATCGTGCTCTTCGGCACGGGCGCGACGGGGTCGAACCTGCAGTATGAGATGATGACCGGCTCCCACGAGCGCACGCTGGTCGCACCCCTCGTGCGGTCGTCGCTCCTGGTGGGCCGCGCGCTCAAGGAGATCGTGCCGATCCTCGTGCAGTCGCTTCTCATCGTGCTGATCGCGTGGCCGTTCGGGTTCTCGATCCACCCCGCCGGGCTCGTTCTCGGGCTCGCGCTGCTGGCCGTCTTCGGGGTGGGCCTGGGGTCGCTGTCGTACGCCCTTGCCCTGGCGACGAAGGATCGCGAGTGGCTGTTCTGGGGTGTGCAGCAGACGCTCATCTTCCCCCTGCTGATCCTGTCGGGGATGCTCCTGCCCCTGGATGCGGCACCCTCCTGGATGCGCGTGGTGGCCGCGGTGAACCCGATCAACTGGGTCGTGCAGGGCGAGCGCGCGCTGTTCGCAGGCGACCTCGGCGCCTCGGCCGTGGCGTGGGGATGGGTGTCGGCGCTCGTGCTCGCGGCGGTGGGGCTGCTCGTCGGAATCCGGGCGATGCGACGCTCGCACTGACCCCTCCCGAACCCCCGTCCGGGACGGACAAAAGCAGGGGTGCAAGGGCGCTAGCGTTAGGGGATGGCGACGGCGACGCGGAACGGGGTTCTGGCGGTGGTCGTCGCCGTCCTGCTGCTGCTGAGCGGGGTCGCCGTGGCGTTCGGCGTGGACGCCTCGCTCGCCGCCGACGGAACACCCGATGCGGTTCCCGTCCCCGGCCTCGCCGATCCCACCCTGGTGTGGATGGCGCGCGTGCTGCTCGTGCTCTCGGTGGCGTGGGTCGTGATCGGCATGGTCTCGGCCCGCACCCGGCTGGTGCGCCGGCCGGGAGCTGCC
Coding sequences within:
- a CDS encoding HpcH/HpaI aldolase/citrate lyase family protein; this translates as MTGRTLVALYAPADRPERFGKALDAGADAVIVDLEDAVTLSRKAQARESLADFAAAWTERGDRAPAVQVRINARGAAAHDEDLAALAGLPASFGVRLPKTESAEDVAAIRSALPGREVHALLESALSIERAFEIATAGVSSIAAGEADLRAELGVPAGPAGEPGLAWSRARIVNAAAAAGLPLPLMAVWADVADLDGLELSCRAGRALGYAGRTAVHPRQIGVIRRVFTPGADEVARAQRIVDRVRAAAADGTGAFVLEDGTFIDVAMVKAAERVLAASDLPAD
- a CDS encoding helix-turn-helix transcriptional regulator; this encodes MSDTTSRALSLLNLLQTHRHWPGPELAARLGVTERTVRRDVDRLRELGYRIESTPGAAGGYRLEAGSAVPPLLLTDEEAVAMAIGLRIAASQRLVGGAETALTALAKLDQVLPTAVRRRVAALADAVRPVGVGGGEAASTEVLGELALACRDSERVRFTYTSASGESTHRRVEPHTLSPADRHWYLLCWDLDRDDWRTFRVDRLSGIEHTRVLFAPRELSQEQVDEFILVARSWVRQPVEADIVMELPLEDMRALFGQWGQGATAEDDERTRWPVGGSDWRETMYGMSWVPAGVPYTTDLPEPHRAEMREALTRMLQALAAPPPPPRP
- a CDS encoding NADase-type glycan-binding domain-containing protein; the encoded protein is MPQEESPKKTRPGSDWSTFWPSFWITLLGTGLIGGVVAAGVVFLSARIQQGIAEEAAAIATCDNPQQLRLADRIEAVATSELQYEDASGQSLSYPATQLVDGSRQTAWIAGEAGGGVGAQISLRLPAGEDVRVICILNGYAKTNDLYDANGSVRVLEVATENGARDAALPRVTDANIFDYQALVFAPGMTQEILLTIQASDVPEASAEFGPTSAAMSEIEIWVKE
- a CDS encoding ABC transporter permease, with protein sequence MTASASQTAVRGNAARDTWHVLTRELKPVVRDPFTLIFSLVQPLVFLGLFAPLLIGSSGAPASETLQWFVPGVLVMIVLFGTGATGSNLQYEMMTGSHERTLVAPLVRSSLLVGRALKEIVPILVQSLLIVLIAWPFGFSIHPAGLVLGLALLAVFGVGLGSLSYALALATKDREWLFWGVQQTLIFPLLILSGMLLPLDAAPSWMRVVAAVNPINWVVQGERALFAGDLGASAVAWGWVSALVLAAVGLLVGIRAMRRSH
- a CDS encoding GNAT family N-acetyltransferase, producing the protein MATTTSHVIKPLTPETFPAWLALAEKHNGVWGGCWCSYFHGDTEETIKSEYDGPTFKRRLVAEGIAHAALVFDGDAAIAWCQYGSPAELPGIYHRKQYDAGETNPAPWRITCFFVDRDHRRSGVAREALDGALELIAQAGGGEVVSFPNELAPGKRTSSSFLHNGTRAMFEKAGFTFERHIGKSKTVMRKTIPPAAG
- a CDS encoding ABC transporter ATP-binding protein, with amino-acid sequence MANEPILEAQGLTKRFTVKKKTVEAVTDLTFQVAAGELVAFLGPNGAGKSTSLRMLTTLLPPTAGTARVVGRDILRDPAGVRARIGYVGQLTSGSFSQRVRDELLSQGAFYGMSRAASVSRADDLIASLDLTPFATRAVQQLSGGQKRRLDIALGLMHAPPLLFLDEPSTGLDPQSRANLWQHILDLRVSHGTTVFLTTHYLEEADRYAERVMVMDRGRVIADDTAARLKAELAGDLMTLGFGSAADADAALAVVGRLTDREVRREGGASLTLTAPEGDTLLPAAIRALDAAGLAVTRATGVPPTLDDVFLALTGRTLREAGEGEHAEETESADAPAAPAQPTGASR